A stretch of the Plasmodium berghei ANKA genome assembly, chromosome: 10 genome encodes the following:
- a CDS encoding cGMP-dependent protein kinase, with protein MDDDEIIPKKNHPSNERNKKKAILSHEDFTGEDSLMENHLELRDKLTEDIVTIKASLKNNLVCSTLNENEILALSNYMQFFVFKSGDMVIKQGEKGSYFFIINSGKFDVYVNDKKVKTLTKGSSFGEAALIHNTQRSATIKAGTNGTLWGVQRSTFRATLKQLSNRNFNENRSFIDSVSVFDMLTEAQKNMITNACVIQNFKPGETIVKQGDYGDVLYILKDGKATVYINDEEIRVLEKGSYFGERALLYDEPRSATIIAKEVTSCASICRKLLNVVLGNLQVVLFRNIMTEALQQSEIFKQISPDQLNDLADTAIVRDYPANYNILHKDKIKSVKYIIVLEGKVELFLDDESIGILTRGKSFGDQYVLNQKQKFKHTLKSLEVCKIALITESCLADCLGNNNIDASIDYNNKKSIIKKMYIFRYLTDKQCNLLIEAFKTTRYEEGDYIIQEGEVGSRFYIIKAGEVEIVKNNKRLRTLGKNDYFGERALIYDEPRTASVISTVNNLECWYVDKSVFLQIIEGPMLAHLEERIKMQDTKVEMSELLTERIIGRGTFGIVKLVLHEPTKIRYALKCVSKKSIIELNQQNNIKLEREITAENDHPFIIRLVRTFKDSKYFYFLTELVTGGELYDAIRKLGLLSRSQAQFYLGSIILAIEYLHERSIVYRDLKPENILLDKQGYVKLIDFGCAKKIHGRSYTLVGTPHYMAPEVILGKGYGCTVDIWAFGVCLYEFICGPLPFGNDQEDQLEIFRDILTGQLTFPDYVTDTDSINLIKRLLCRLPQGRIGCSINGFKDIKENSFFADFDWDRLAGRLLEPPLISKSETYAEDIDVKQIEQEEEDNANTEIDDENWDIDF; from the exons ccATCCTAGCaatgaaagaaataaaaaaaaggcAATTTTATCTCATGAGGATTTCACAGGGGAGGATAGTTTAATGGAG aACCATTTAGAATTGAGGGATAAATTGACAGAAGATATCGTCACTATAAAAGCATCcctaaaaaataatcttGTATGCAGTACactaaatgaaaatgaaatattagcACTGTCTAATTATATGCagttttttgttttcaaaAGTGGGGATATGGTCATAAAACAAGGAGAAAAAG GTTCCTactttttcattataaataGTGGAAAATTTGATGTATACGTAAATGacaaaaaagtgaaaacTTTGACCAAAGGTAGCTCATTTGGGGAAGCTGCTTTAATACACAATACTCAAAGAAGTGCTACTATAAAAGCAGGAACAAATGGAACGCTATGGGGTGTACAAAGAAGTACATTCAGAGCAACACTAAAGCAATTATCCAATAgaaattttaatgaaaatagaaGCTTTATTGATTCTGTATCTGTTTTTGATATGCTAACAGAagcacaaaaaaatatgataaccAATGCATGCgttatacaaaattttaaacCCGGAGAAACAATAGTTAAACAAGGGGATTATGGAGATGTTCTATATATTCTGAAAGACGGAAAAGCAACcgtatatattaatgacGAAGAAATCAGAGTTCTAGAAAAG GGATCGTACTTCGGAGAGAGAGCTCTTCTGTATGATGAACCACGAAGTGCTACAATTATCGCTAAGGAAGTAACATCTTGTGCATCTATTTGTCGAAAATTGCTAAATGTGGTTCTGGGGAATTTACAAGTAGTATTGTTTCGTAACATTATGACAGAGGCTCTTCAACAGAGCgaaatatttaaacaaataagTCCAGATCAATTAAATGATTTAGCTGATACAGCTATAGTTAGAGATTACCCAgcaaattataatatattacataaagataaaataaaaagtgtaaaatatataatagtattAGAAGGTAAAGTAGAGTTATTTCTTGATGATGAATCGATTGGAATATTGACAAGAGGTAAATCATTTGGAGATCAATACGTACTTAatcaaaaacaaaaatttaagCATACATTAAAATCGTTAGAGGTATGCAAAATAGCATTAATTACAGAATCGTGCTTAGCCGATTGCTtaggaaataataatatagatgCATCTATagattataataataaaaaaagtatcataaaaaagatgtatatttttcgaTATTTAACTGATAAACAGTGTAATTTACTTATCGAAGCATTTAAAACAACTCGATATGAAGAAGGAgattatattatacaagAAGGTGAGGTAGGGTCAcgattttatataatcaaaGCTGGAGAAGTagaaatagtaaaaaataataaaagattaAGAACATTAGGGAAAAATGATTACTTTGGCGAAAGGGCATTAATTTATGATGAACCAAGAACAGCATCAGTTATAAGCActgtaaataatttagaaTGTTGGTATGTTGATAAATCtgtttttttacaaattattGAAGGACCCATGTTAGCACATTTGGAAGAGAGAATTAAAATGCAAGATACTAAAGTAGAGATGTCAGAATTATTAACAGAAAGAATAATAGGGAGAGGTACATTTGGTATTGTTAAGCTAGTTTTACACGAACCCACAAAAATTAGATATGCATTAAAATGCGttagtaaaaaaagtattataGAATTAAAccaacaaaataatatcaaaTTAGAAAGAGAAATTACTGCTGAAAATGACCATCCATTTATTATTAGGCTAGTAAGAACCTTCAAAGAttctaaatatttttattttttaacgGAGTTAGTTACTGGAGGAGAACTTTATGATGCTATTAGAAAGTTAGGTCTATTATCAAGATCACAAGCACAGTTTTATCTAGGCTCTATTATATTAGCAATCGAATATTTACATGAAAGGAGTATAGTGTATCGAGATTTAAAACCTGAAAACATCTTATTAGATAAGCAAGGGTATGTTAAATTAATCGATTTTGGGtgtgcaaaaaaaatacatggAAGATCATATACATTAGTTGGAACACCACATTATATGGCCCCTGAAGTTATATTAGGAAAAGGATATGGGTGCACAGTTGATATATGGGCATTCGGTGTTTGCttatatgaatttatatGTGGTCCATTACCCTTTGGTAATGATCAAGAAGATCAATTAGAAATATTTAGAGACATATTAACAGGGCAGTTAACCTTCCCAGATTATGTTACTGATACTGATagtattaatttaattaaaagaTTATTATGTAGATTACCCCAAGGAAGAATCGGTTGCTCAATAAATGGATTCAAAgatattaaagaaaattcattttttgccGATTTTGATTGGGACAGACTAGCTGGACGTTTGCTTGAACCTCCTCTCATTTCGAAAAGCGAAACTTATGCAGAGGATATCGATGTTAAACAGATCGAACAAGAAGAGGAAGATAATGCAAATACCGAAATTGATGATGAAAATTGGGATATTGATTTTTAA
- a CDS encoding GTP-binding protein, putative gives MSKGDDKDASAISVWKRELGPSLSDTFLRKSIDKLRNNNRCTNSEDVDKGQRCSQRNIIVEGRKKNIYPDFVCRDEFTFDENITCFPNYMHKSSIKIKNKLEICDVIIEVRDARVPFTSTNYFITDNLKKYKNTQKNVILLNKVDLISKELALKAQKIIEEKTNSICLLTSSKYNKNISKIRDICKEIKPKFKAFGLFCMLIGLPNVGKSSIINSFKEITYNLGKYGYKNNKIAYEVNRKKVKTNILAGTTKLIEQYKVSNNPLLYFIDTPGIYLPKLSDKEISLKLSAIGNVLDYKYNDMYVGDYILFMLNKNKNYNYVKIIGLDKPTNDIRFVSNVISTKLNLCRNYKYLDINGGCKFFIDMFRLGLLGQTCLDEIPNKSDFVTYFDFNSSEPIAVDSNLAPVPFRGLT, from the coding sequence ATGAGCAAAGGTGATGACAAGGATGCCTCCGCTATAAGTGTGTGGAAGAGGGAATTGGGGCCAAGCCTAAGTGATACATTTTTACGAAAGAGTATAGATAAGCTTaggaataataatagatgCACAAATAGTGAAGATGTTGATAAGGGACAAAGATGCTCACAAAGAAACATAATTGTAGAAggacgaaaaaaaaatatatatcctGATTTTGTCTGCAGAGATGAATTTACATTTGATGAGAATATTACATGCTTTCCTAATTATATGCACAAATCatctataaaaataaaaaataaacttgAGATATGTGATGTAATAATTGAGGTAAGAGATGCAAGAGTTCCCTTTACAAGTACCaactattttattacagataatttaaaaaaatataaaaatacacaaaaaaatgttatattattaaataaagtaGATTTAATATCAAAGGAATTAGCATTAAAGGcgcaaaaaataatagaagaGAAAACAAATTCGATTTGTTTACTAACAtcatcaaaatataataaaaacatatcaAAAATAAGAGATATATGTAAAGAGATTAAACCGAAATTTAAAGCTTTTGGTTTGTTTTGTATGCTTATTGGTTTACCAAACGTAGGAAAGTCAAGCATtataaattcatttaaaGAAATTACATACAATTTAGGAAAATatggatataaaaataataaaatagcaTATGAAGTTAACagaaaaaaagttaaaacaaatatattggCAGGTACTACTAAATTAATAGAACAATATAAAGTATCAAATAAcccattattatattttatagataCACCGGGTATATATTTACCTAAACTGTCAGATAAAGAAATTTCGTTAAAACTAAGTGCAATTGGGAATGTGTTagattataaatataatgatatgTATGTCGGggattatatattatttatgttaaacaaaaataaaaattataattatgttaAAATTATTGGTTTAGATAAGCCTACTAACGATATAAGATTTGTTAGTAATGTTATTTCgacaaaattaaatttatgtagaaattataaatatttagatATTAATGGAGGgtgtaaattttttatagacATGTTTAGATTAGGATTATTAGGACAAACATGCTTAGATGAGATTCCTAATAAGTCTGATTTTGTTACTTATTTTGACTTTAATTCTTCTGAACCAATTGCAGTTGATTCTAATTTAGCCCCTGTTCCATTCCGGGGTCTCACTTGA